A genomic segment from Bradyrhizobium sp. ISRA430 encodes:
- a CDS encoding 3-hydroxybutyryl-CoA dehydrogenase, giving the protein MTIRANIACLGAGRMGRGIAVAFAYAGHTVAMIDVKDRSAEDFARLKTDALGEVRKTFANLAGLELIAGTDANVLVERVSVVPAGQSRAVLSDAGIVFEGVPEVVELKREVLASASRQVSPDTIIASTTSTILVDDLSSAIENPRRFLNVHWLNPAYLIPLVEVSPGAATDPAIVDEVKRLLEGIGKVPVVCAPTPGFIVPRIQALAMNEAARMVEEGVASAEEIDKAIRYGFGFRYAVLGLLEFIDWGGGDILYYASRYLEGALRSDRYRAPDVISNNMREGRIGLRTGAGFLDYSGLDVDAYRTERLKAMVDLLRHFGLARPPVLDRS; this is encoded by the coding sequence ATGACAATCCGCGCCAACATCGCCTGTCTCGGGGCCGGCCGCATGGGACGCGGCATCGCCGTCGCGTTCGCCTACGCGGGGCACACGGTCGCGATGATCGACGTGAAGGATCGTTCCGCGGAGGACTTCGCCAGACTGAAGACCGACGCACTCGGCGAGGTCAGAAAGACTTTCGCCAATCTCGCAGGTCTGGAGCTGATCGCCGGGACGGATGCGAACGTACTGGTCGAGCGGGTTTCGGTGGTGCCAGCCGGTCAGAGCCGTGCAGTCCTGTCCGATGCCGGCATAGTCTTCGAGGGCGTTCCCGAAGTTGTCGAGCTCAAACGCGAAGTACTGGCATCAGCCTCACGACAGGTCAGCCCCGACACGATCATTGCGTCGACGACGTCCACGATCCTCGTCGATGATCTGTCCAGCGCGATCGAGAATCCCCGACGCTTCCTCAATGTGCATTGGCTCAATCCGGCCTATCTGATCCCTCTGGTCGAGGTTTCGCCCGGCGCGGCGACCGACCCTGCCATCGTCGACGAGGTCAAGAGACTGCTCGAAGGGATCGGCAAGGTCCCCGTCGTCTGTGCGCCAACACCCGGTTTCATCGTCCCGCGCATCCAGGCGCTTGCGATGAATGAAGCCGCGCGCATGGTCGAGGAAGGCGTCGCCAGCGCGGAGGAGATCGACAAGGCGATCCGCTACGGCTTTGGCTTCCGCTATGCGGTGCTCGGGTTGCTCGAATTTATCGACTGGGGCGGCGGCGACATTCTCTACTACGCAAGTCGCTACCTCGAAGGCGCACTCCGCAGCGACCGCTATCGCGCGCCGGACGTGATTTCAAACAATATGCGCGAGGGCCGGATCGGCCTGCGCACAGGTGCCGGCTTCCTCGATTATTCCGGCCTCGACGTCGATGCCTATCGCACCGAACGGCTCAAGGCCATGGTCGACCTGCTTCGGCACTTCGGCCTGGCCCGCCCGCCGGTACTCGATCGCAGCTAG
- a CDS encoding ABC transporter ATP-binding protein, translated as MPSRSSEMAEPVATRKPASAIIEIDRVSQIFQTSARKDHLALSDISLTIEEGAFVSILGPSGCGKSTLLYIVGGFVSPTSGAAKMKGKTIAGPGPDRGPVFQEFALFPWKTVLGNVMYGPRQQGLRASEAEAQSRGLIEMVGLKGYESFYPKELSGGMKQRVALARTLAYHPEVLLMDEPFGALDAHTRTRLQNDLLNIWERDRKTVLFVTHSVDEAVFLSDKVVMMSKSPGRIRQIIDINLPRPRRRNELLLDPCYQKYVVDIERMFDESDETGSCS; from the coding sequence ATGCCTTCGAGATCAAGCGAAATGGCGGAGCCCGTAGCGACACGAAAGCCGGCTTCCGCGATCATTGAGATCGACCGCGTCTCGCAAATATTTCAGACGTCAGCGCGCAAGGATCATCTGGCACTCTCGGACATCTCTCTGACGATCGAAGAAGGAGCATTCGTCTCCATTCTCGGTCCATCCGGCTGTGGCAAGTCGACGCTGCTCTACATCGTCGGAGGCTTCGTCAGTCCGACCAGTGGCGCCGCGAAGATGAAGGGAAAGACGATCGCAGGCCCAGGTCCGGATCGCGGACCGGTGTTTCAGGAGTTTGCGCTGTTTCCCTGGAAGACCGTGCTCGGCAATGTGATGTATGGGCCGCGTCAGCAGGGCCTGCGAGCGAGTGAGGCTGAAGCGCAGAGCCGAGGGCTGATCGAAATGGTCGGACTCAAGGGATACGAGAGCTTTTATCCCAAGGAACTGTCGGGTGGCATGAAACAGCGCGTCGCGCTGGCCCGGACGCTGGCCTACCATCCGGAAGTCCTGTTGATGGACGAGCCATTCGGAGCGCTCGACGCTCACACCCGGACGCGCCTGCAGAACGATCTGTTGAATATCTGGGAGCGTGATCGCAAGACTGTGCTGTTCGTAACGCATTCGGTCGACGAAGCCGTCTTTCTGTCAGACAAGGTCGTGATGATGTCAAAATCTCCTGGCCGCATTCGGCAAATCATCGACATCAACCTGCCTAGGCCGCGTCGCCGCAACGAGCTGCTGCTCGATCCGTGCTACCAGAAATATGTGGTCGACATTGAGCGCATGTTCGACGAAAGTGATGAAACCGGATCTTGCTCATGA
- a CDS encoding NAD/NADP-dependent octopine/nopaline dehydrogenase family protein, whose translation MKIAVLGGGNGSFAAAGDFALSGHEVRLWRRDADQVAAHRATGSRILVQDHNGRHDVKLALVTTDIAKVVGGAELVLCPAPAFAQPDIARLLAPHLEDDQVVFLPPATFGSMIFAQAARDAGNRARVSFAETGTLPWLTRKHGPFEVAITIRAKRLPVGVFPLDQAPHALQVIGRAFPSVIEGCGDALSGALMNAGPIIHPPLIVMNAGPIEHFDRWDIHKEGTQGSIRRVTDALDAERIAVREALGYSAPHFPLAHHYAKEGEIWMYGRGSHDRLTDSGDWRERIVLTDHRYMREDLRLGLSLLVSVAELAGVATPLAQAFLAMGGSICGEDFAKGGRTLEALGLGSLSKAQLQELLRRGF comes from the coding sequence TTGAAAATTGCGGTGCTGGGCGGCGGCAATGGCTCTTTCGCAGCCGCAGGCGACTTTGCGCTATCGGGTCATGAAGTGCGGCTCTGGCGTCGCGACGCGGATCAAGTCGCAGCACACCGCGCCACCGGGTCCCGCATCCTGGTGCAGGACCACAACGGCCGCCACGACGTCAAACTTGCGCTGGTGACGACCGACATCGCCAAGGTCGTCGGCGGCGCCGAACTGGTCCTGTGCCCTGCCCCCGCCTTCGCGCAGCCGGACATCGCCCGTCTGCTCGCTCCGCACCTGGAAGACGACCAGGTCGTGTTTTTGCCGCCGGCCACATTCGGCTCGATGATCTTCGCCCAGGCCGCACGAGATGCCGGCAACCGCGCTAGGGTGAGCTTTGCCGAGACCGGCACACTGCCCTGGTTGACCCGCAAACACGGGCCCTTCGAGGTCGCGATCACGATCCGCGCCAAGCGGCTGCCGGTCGGCGTGTTTCCGCTCGATCAGGCGCCACATGCGCTCCAGGTGATTGGCCGAGCCTTTCCTAGTGTGATCGAGGGGTGCGGAGATGCGCTCTCCGGCGCGCTGATGAATGCAGGCCCCATCATCCATCCGCCGCTGATCGTAATGAATGCAGGTCCGATCGAGCATTTCGACCGTTGGGACATCCACAAGGAAGGCACGCAAGGCTCGATCCGGCGGGTCACCGATGCTCTCGATGCAGAGCGAATTGCGGTGCGGGAAGCGCTCGGATATAGCGCCCCGCATTTCCCGCTTGCGCATCACTACGCCAAGGAAGGCGAGATCTGGATGTATGGCCGCGGCTCGCATGACCGCCTGACCGATTCCGGCGACTGGCGCGAACGGATCGTGCTGACCGACCATCGCTACATGCGCGAGGATCTGCGGCTCGGCCTTTCGCTATTGGTTTCCGTCGCGGAATTGGCAGGTGTGGCCACGCCGCTTGCTCAAGCCTTTCTCGCGATGGGAGGCTCGATTTGTGGCGAAGATTTTGCGAAGGGCGGCCGTACTCTCGAAGCCTTGGGCCTCGGCAGTCTGAGCAAAGCCCAATTGCAAGAGCTTCTTCGTAGGGGATTCTGA
- a CDS encoding peptidase M29, with protein sequence MLADRIEAKWIDAFCEIFERCAVKAGDTAAILSETQSRALNVHLAELALLRMGARPFHVVLPTQRNRHVVPVRSTGASEAIQRLTPVVSALQQAGFVVDCTIEGLMHAVETPEILKAGARILVISNEHPEALERMVPDPALEKHVRAAAKMLRGTKRMRVTSKAGTALDVDMVGASTVGVWGWTDKPGTLAHWPGGIVVSFPRSGTINGTLVMAPGDINLTFKRYLTSPVTMMLKDDYIVELEGEGTDAAMMRAYLAAWGDREAYAVSHVGFGMNPGARYEALSMYDQRDTNGTELRAVSGNFLFSTGANEFAGRYTAGHFDLPMMGTTIELDGVAVVREGVLQDVFG encoded by the coding sequence ATGCTGGCTGATCGCATCGAGGCAAAATGGATCGACGCATTTTGCGAGATCTTCGAGCGATGCGCCGTCAAGGCCGGCGATACTGCCGCCATCCTGTCAGAAACTCAGTCACGCGCCTTGAACGTGCATCTGGCCGAGCTCGCCTTGCTGCGTATGGGTGCGCGGCCGTTCCATGTGGTTCTGCCGACCCAGCGTAACCGCCATGTCGTGCCGGTGCGCTCGACCGGGGCCAGCGAGGCGATCCAGCGGCTGACGCCAGTCGTCAGCGCACTCCAGCAGGCCGGCTTTGTCGTGGATTGCACCATCGAGGGCCTGATGCACGCCGTGGAGACGCCGGAGATCCTCAAGGCTGGCGCGCGGATTCTGGTGATCTCCAACGAGCATCCTGAGGCGCTGGAGCGGATGGTGCCGGATCCCGCGCTGGAAAAGCACGTTCGGGCGGCAGCCAAGATGCTGCGTGGGACCAAACGCATGCGGGTCACGTCGAAGGCCGGCACGGCGCTCGACGTCGACATGGTGGGTGCTTCGACGGTCGGCGTGTGGGGTTGGACCGACAAACCCGGCACGCTGGCGCACTGGCCGGGCGGAATTGTCGTCAGCTTTCCCAGGAGCGGCACGATCAATGGCACGCTGGTGATGGCGCCGGGCGACATCAATCTGACCTTCAAGCGCTACCTGACGTCGCCGGTGACGATGATGCTCAAGGACGACTATATCGTCGAGCTGGAAGGCGAGGGCACGGATGCCGCGATGATGCGCGCCTATCTGGCCGCCTGGGGCGACCGCGAAGCCTATGCGGTCTCGCATGTCGGCTTCGGTATGAATCCGGGCGCGCGCTATGAAGCGCTGTCGATGTACGACCAGCGCGACACCAACGGCACCGAGCTTCGCGCCGTGTCCGGTAATTTCCTGTTCTCGACCGGCGCGAATGAATTCGCCGGCCGCTATACGGCGGGCCATTTCGATCTGCCGATGATGGGAACCACCATCGAGCTCGATGGCGTCGCGGTGGTGCGGGAGGGCGTGCTCCAGGACGTCTTCGGCTAG
- a CDS encoding long-chain fatty acid--CoA ligase: MDLFSLIERNAAFAPDKTAIAFEGERLSYAAFAARIDRTANALKRELGVGRGDRVAILSLNRPDYLVLLYACARLGAMLVPLNWRLAVAEQLFILGDAGAKVLVLEQAFDGVIPELEHASPGMAVIGFDFVPPRGETFENLLASCDGSGRNSHTDLSCPLLIVYTSGTTGRPKGAVLRQEALFWNGVMSQHMHNMTSDDHVLTVLPFFHVGGLNIQTTPALHLGATVTIHARFTPDTALAAIAHDRPTLTVMVPAIIQAVSDHPAWAATELSSLKAVATGSTIVPPHLIDRFVARGVPVLQVYGSTETCPIAVYTRLGGDLSRTGSTGLAGLCCEARVIDQAGAEVPPGTPGEIAVRGPNVFFEYWGNADATREALHGGWYRTGDIGLSDAEGYLWVRDRKKNMIISGGENVYPAEVERVLLEHPDVSECAVIGRPDRRWDEVPVAYVIRRAGCRLEADELRAHVQAQLARYKVPRDIIFVPDLPRTALGKVQHFLLKQLDAQSRAQGEAS; this comes from the coding sequence GTGGACCTCTTTAGTCTGATCGAACGCAACGCGGCATTTGCGCCAGACAAGACCGCCATCGCCTTCGAAGGGGAGAGGCTGAGCTATGCGGCGTTCGCCGCGCGTATCGACCGCACCGCCAACGCATTGAAGAGGGAGCTCGGCGTCGGTCGAGGCGACCGCGTCGCGATCCTGAGCCTGAACCGGCCCGACTATCTCGTTCTGCTCTACGCCTGTGCACGGCTCGGCGCGATGCTGGTGCCATTGAACTGGCGACTGGCCGTCGCCGAGCAGCTCTTTATTCTCGGCGATGCTGGCGCCAAGGTTCTGGTGCTCGAGCAGGCTTTTGACGGCGTTATTCCCGAACTTGAGCACGCTTCGCCGGGAATGGCCGTCATCGGATTCGACTTCGTGCCGCCCCGTGGGGAAACATTCGAAAATCTGTTGGCATCCTGCGACGGCAGCGGACGCAACTCGCATACCGATCTCTCCTGCCCCCTGCTCATCGTGTACACGTCGGGGACGACGGGACGGCCAAAGGGCGCCGTGCTGCGCCAGGAGGCGCTGTTCTGGAACGGCGTCATGAGCCAGCACATGCACAACATGACGTCAGACGATCACGTGCTGACCGTGCTGCCTTTCTTCCACGTCGGCGGGCTCAACATCCAGACCACGCCCGCGCTTCATCTGGGCGCAACCGTCACGATCCATGCGCGTTTCACGCCGGATACGGCACTCGCTGCCATCGCGCACGATCGGCCGACGCTGACGGTAATGGTCCCGGCGATCATTCAGGCGGTGAGCGATCATCCCGCTTGGGCCGCGACCGAACTGTCGTCACTGAAGGCCGTCGCGACCGGATCGACTATCGTGCCGCCCCATCTGATCGATCGGTTCGTTGCACGTGGCGTTCCCGTGCTTCAGGTCTACGGTTCGACAGAAACCTGCCCCATTGCGGTCTACACGCGGCTTGGCGGCGATCTTTCGCGCACGGGATCGACCGGTCTTGCAGGCCTTTGCTGCGAAGCCAGGGTGATCGATCAGGCGGGTGCCGAGGTGCCGCCGGGCACACCGGGTGAAATCGCGGTGCGCGGTCCCAACGTGTTCTTCGAATATTGGGGAAACGCGGACGCCACCCGGGAGGCGTTGCACGGGGGCTGGTATCGCACTGGCGATATCGGTCTGAGCGACGCGGAGGGCTATCTCTGGGTCCGCGACCGCAAGAAGAATATGATCATTTCCGGCGGCGAGAACGTCTATCCAGCCGAGGTCGAACGGGTCTTGCTGGAGCATCCCGACGTCAGCGAATGTGCCGTGATCGGCCGGCCGGACCGGCGCTGGGACGAGGTGCCGGTTGCCTATGTGATCCGACGAGCCGGCTGTCGGCTCGAGGCGGACGAATTGAGAGCGCACGTTCAGGCGCAACTCGCCCGCTACAAGGTTCCGCGCGATATTATTTTCGTCCCGGACCTGCCGCGCACAGCTCTGGGCAAGGTCCAGCATTTCCTGCTGAAGCAGCTTGATGCGCAGTCGCGCGCGCAAGGAGAAGCATCTTGA
- a CDS encoding ABC transporter permease subunit, producing MTTRLSPTNVILGLAPIAVLIAVWQGLVSSGLAPATLLPPPGYVFGRLLQQFVTATFQQEIAATLVRLFAGFAIAVVLGVSIGIAAAASPAINAAVRPIVRVLAPLPKVALYPALLLLLGFGHGSKVTLVTADALFPILLSTYYGASTVEQKLIWSAMAAGTPRYEILLKVVLPAAMPSILTGCRIGLVISCIVVFLAEMITSTDGLGHVLVTAARTFQAVDMFVPLITISLLGLILNGLLGAVRSYLLRGFPEA from the coding sequence ATGACGACGCGCCTTTCCCCAACAAATGTCATACTTGGGCTCGCGCCTATCGCGGTGCTGATCGCCGTGTGGCAAGGGCTCGTGTCATCAGGTCTTGCGCCAGCGACCTTGCTGCCGCCACCGGGATACGTCTTCGGTCGACTGCTTCAGCAGTTCGTGACGGCAACATTTCAGCAGGAGATCGCGGCGACCTTGGTCCGGCTGTTCGCCGGCTTTGCAATCGCAGTCGTGCTCGGCGTCAGCATCGGCATCGCGGCCGCCGCCAGTCCCGCAATCAATGCCGCGGTTCGGCCGATCGTGCGTGTTTTGGCGCCACTGCCCAAGGTCGCGCTTTATCCCGCGCTTCTGCTCCTGCTCGGTTTTGGTCACGGATCGAAGGTCACCCTGGTGACCGCGGATGCATTGTTCCCCATTTTGCTGTCCACCTATTATGGCGCGTCGACCGTGGAGCAAAAGCTGATCTGGTCGGCTATGGCAGCGGGAACGCCGCGCTATGAGATCCTCCTCAAGGTGGTACTGCCAGCGGCGATGCCGTCGATCCTGACCGGCTGCCGGATCGGTCTTGTCATTTCCTGCATCGTGGTATTTCTGGCCGAGATGATCACGTCGACGGATGGGCTGGGCCATGTTCTTGTCACGGCAGCCCGAACATTCCAGGCCGTCGATATGTTCGTGCCGCTGATAACGATCTCGCTGCTGGGTTTGATTCTGAATGGCTTGCTGGGAGCCGTGCGATCGTACCTCTTGCGGGGTTTCCCCGAAGCGTGA
- a CDS encoding acyl-CoA dehydrogenase family protein: MTMQVSKTIGTTDKVALDAPIFDPAAFRLSDEQARIIARARDIGQTVFAGRAAAYDREATFPTENYRDLHRAGLLGIAIPKKHGGLGANYQTYALAAAEIGRYCGATALTWNMHVCSTLWSGPLADDLDMDAATRAEHERRRAIHYKRIVEDGAIYSQPFSEGGAAAAGGVAFGTEARPVSGGWIINGKKIFASLSGHADYYGVLCTEIEEGEKASRRNTLYLAVPAKSQGVSVVGDWDPLGMRGTVSRTLLFKDVFVPEDAALMPRGVYFQAAMRWPHMFLTLSPTYMGLAQAAYDFTVRYLRGEVPGMPPVKRRMYPTKQIAVAQMQIKLEQIKAVWFQAVTEARANPSKEQVLRAYAAQYSVMEGANELAALAIRTCGGQAMLRSLPLERIYRDSRCGSLMLPWTAELCLDRIGREALYETGETDD, from the coding sequence ATGACCATGCAAGTCAGCAAGACCATTGGCACGACCGACAAGGTCGCGCTGGATGCGCCGATCTTCGATCCTGCCGCATTCCGCTTGAGCGACGAGCAGGCCCGTATCATCGCGCGGGCACGCGACATCGGGCAGACCGTGTTCGCGGGTCGCGCCGCCGCCTATGATCGCGAGGCTACGTTCCCGACCGAGAACTATCGCGACCTGCATCGCGCCGGCCTGCTCGGCATCGCCATTCCCAAGAAGCATGGCGGACTTGGCGCGAATTACCAGACCTATGCCTTAGCCGCGGCCGAGATCGGCCGCTATTGCGGCGCAACCGCACTCACCTGGAACATGCATGTCTGCTCGACCCTATGGTCGGGCCCGCTCGCCGACGATCTCGACATGGACGCAGCGACTCGCGCGGAGCATGAGCGCCGGCGCGCCATCCACTACAAGCGCATCGTCGAGGACGGCGCGATCTACTCGCAGCCCTTCTCCGAGGGCGGCGCTGCGGCCGCAGGCGGCGTTGCCTTTGGTACGGAAGCGAGGCCGGTTAGCGGCGGCTGGATCATCAACGGCAAGAAGATCTTTGCGTCGCTCTCCGGCCATGCCGACTATTACGGCGTGCTCTGCACCGAAATCGAGGAAGGCGAGAAAGCTTCGCGCCGCAACACCCTTTACCTTGCCGTCCCCGCGAAATCGCAGGGCGTTTCCGTCGTGGGTGACTGGGATCCGCTCGGCATGCGCGGAACCGTCTCACGGACGCTCCTGTTCAAGGACGTATTCGTGCCGGAAGACGCAGCCCTGATGCCGCGCGGCGTCTACTTTCAGGCCGCGATGCGCTGGCCGCACATGTTCCTGACCTTGTCTCCGACCTATATGGGCCTCGCGCAGGCGGCCTATGATTTCACGGTGCGCTATCTGCGCGGCGAAGTGCCGGGCATGCCACCGGTGAAGCGCAGGATGTATCCGACCAAGCAGATCGCCGTCGCACAGATGCAGATCAAGCTCGAGCAGATCAAGGCCGTTTGGTTCCAGGCGGTCACGGAGGCCCGTGCCAATCCGAGCAAAGAACAGGTATTGCGCGCCTATGCGGCGCAATATTCAGTGATGGAGGGCGCCAATGAGCTCGCAGCCCTCGCGATCCGCACCTGCGGCGGCCAGGCCATGCTCCGATCGCTGCCGCTGGAGCGCATCTATCGCGACAGCCGCTGTGGTTCACTGATGCTGCCCTGGACAGCCGAGCTCTGCCTCGACCGTATCGGCCGCGAGGCGCTGTACGAGACCGGCGAAACGGACGATTGA
- a CDS encoding ABC transporter permease — MMLPTTLVRRAAPVLACIGLLAMWQVASLALKNDSFPTAIEAIRAIPTILGDKEALINIMASLRRMAIGFGVAVLVSMPLGLMMGRSRAVAAFFNPLLMVIYPVPKAALMPIIMLWLGVGDITKTLVIFLGVSLPVIYHSFEGAKAVEEKMLWSGAAMGLSGTQRLVRIVLPAALPEILTGCRTGLVLALITMITSEMIARQSGAGNILFNALDMGQYDTVFAMIIIVGAMGIGLDALFERVRARLVRWSEPQFDMPLSFS, encoded by the coding sequence ATGATGCTGCCGACAACCTTGGTCCGGCGTGCTGCTCCGGTGCTTGCCTGCATCGGGTTGCTGGCGATGTGGCAGGTTGCATCCCTCGCGCTGAAGAACGACAGCTTTCCGACTGCGATTGAAGCCATTCGCGCGATTCCCACAATCCTCGGCGACAAGGAAGCTCTGATCAACATCATGGCCTCGCTCCGCCGCATGGCGATCGGGTTTGGCGTGGCGGTGCTTGTCTCGATGCCGCTGGGCCTGATGATGGGCCGCAGCCGAGCGGTTGCGGCTTTCTTCAATCCGCTGCTGATGGTGATCTACCCGGTGCCGAAAGCGGCTCTGATGCCCATCATCATGCTGTGGCTGGGGGTCGGCGACATCACGAAGACACTGGTGATCTTTCTCGGCGTCAGCCTCCCCGTCATCTACCACAGTTTCGAGGGTGCCAAGGCTGTCGAAGAGAAAATGCTGTGGTCAGGAGCGGCGATGGGGCTATCGGGCACCCAACGCTTGGTCCGGATCGTGCTGCCGGCCGCGCTGCCGGAGATCCTGACCGGGTGCCGCACCGGACTTGTCCTGGCGCTGATCACGATGATCACCAGTGAGATGATTGCGCGGCAGTCCGGCGCCGGGAACATCCTCTTCAACGCACTCGACATGGGACAGTACGACACCGTCTTCGCGATGATCATCATCGTGGGAGCCATGGGAATTGGCCTCGATGCGCTGTTCGAGCGCGTCCGGGCGAGGCTCGTACGGTGGTCTGAGCCCCAGTTCGATATGCCCTTGAGCTTCTCATGA
- the ilvD gene encoding dihydroxy-acid dehydratase gives MKKLRSRVTRDGLDRAPHRAFMRAMGLDDAALAKPMVGVVSMKGEQTPCNMTHDFQVDAARAGIEEAGGTSREFSTVSVSDGISMNHEGMKFSLFSRELIADSIEAVVHGLAYDALIGFGGCDKTLPGVMMGMVRCNVPSIFIYGGSALPGRLDGRTLTVLDSYEAVGSFMTGEIDAVTFERVERACLPTIGACAGQFTANTMGMVSETMGLTIPNVSMVPGVYAERAQISRRAGRLVMEMLERGGPLPRDIVTRKSLENGAAIVAATGGSTNAALHLPAIANEAGISFTIDDVGEVFARTPLIGNLRPGGKYTAKDVYDIGGAAVVIRELIQSGHIDGSCLTVTGHTLAAEYGAANAPDGEVVYPTRAPIMPDGGVAVLKGSLCPDGAVIKVAGLKNQFFEGVARVFEDEESCVEAVRNRSYKAGEVLVIRNEGPVGGPGMREMLGVTALIYGQGMGEKVALITDGRFSGATRGMCIGYVSPEAFVGGPLALVRDGDRIRIDAAGRRMDLLVDEHELAARRRDWKPRPPRHRAGALAKYARLVGQAPGGAVTHKGPAEWPWFE, from the coding sequence ATGAAGAAATTGCGATCACGGGTCACGAGGGACGGTCTTGACCGGGCTCCACATCGTGCGTTCATGCGCGCGATGGGGTTGGACGACGCGGCGCTTGCCAAGCCGATGGTGGGCGTCGTCAGCATGAAGGGCGAGCAGACGCCTTGCAACATGACCCACGACTTTCAGGTGGATGCGGCCAGGGCCGGGATCGAGGAGGCTGGCGGCACCTCGCGCGAATTTTCGACGGTCTCGGTCTCCGACGGTATTAGTATGAATCACGAGGGGATGAAGTTCTCCCTGTTTTCGCGTGAGTTGATTGCCGATTCGATCGAGGCCGTTGTCCACGGCCTCGCCTATGACGCGCTGATCGGATTCGGCGGTTGCGACAAGACGCTTCCCGGCGTGATGATGGGAATGGTCCGTTGCAACGTGCCGTCCATCTTCATCTATGGCGGCAGCGCGCTGCCCGGCCGTCTCGACGGGCGGACCCTGACCGTGCTGGACTCCTATGAGGCCGTCGGCAGCTTCATGACCGGGGAGATCGACGCGGTCACGTTCGAGCGGGTCGAGCGCGCCTGCCTGCCGACTATCGGTGCGTGCGCCGGCCAGTTCACCGCGAACACGATGGGGATGGTATCCGAGACGATGGGCCTCACCATCCCCAATGTCTCGATGGTGCCCGGCGTCTACGCCGAACGCGCCCAGATATCGAGACGCGCCGGCCGGCTGGTGATGGAAATGTTGGAGCGCGGCGGGCCGCTGCCGCGCGATATCGTGACCAGGAAATCCCTGGAGAACGGCGCCGCGATCGTCGCTGCAACCGGTGGCTCAACCAATGCCGCTCTGCACTTGCCGGCGATCGCGAATGAAGCCGGCATTTCGTTCACAATCGATGATGTCGGCGAGGTTTTCGCCCGAACGCCGCTGATCGGAAATCTGCGCCCCGGAGGCAAGTATACAGCAAAGGATGTGTACGACATCGGTGGCGCGGCCGTCGTGATCCGTGAGCTGATTCAAAGCGGGCACATCGATGGGAGTTGCCTGACCGTCACGGGCCACACCCTTGCGGCAGAATATGGCGCGGCCAACGCACCCGATGGAGAGGTCGTCTATCCAACCCGCGCACCGATTATGCCCGATGGCGGCGTGGCGGTGTTGAAGGGGAGCCTCTGTCCTGACGGAGCGGTGATCAAGGTTGCAGGACTGAAAAACCAGTTCTTCGAGGGAGTGGCGCGCGTCTTCGAAGACGAGGAATCCTGCGTCGAGGCAGTTCGCAACCGGAGCTACAAGGCGGGCGAAGTTCTCGTCATACGCAATGAGGGGCCGGTCGGCGGTCCCGGCATGCGCGAAATGCTCGGCGTTACCGCGCTGATCTATGGTCAGGGCATGGGCGAAAAGGTGGCCCTGATCACGGATGGGCGGTTCTCCGGCGCGACCCGCGGCATGTGCATCGGCTACGTGTCTCCGGAAGCTTTTGTAGGCGGCCCGCTGGCGCTTGTTCGCGACGGCGATAGAATCCGAATTGACGCGGCTGGGCGCCGCATGGATTTGCTGGTCGATGAGCATGAACTTGCGGCGCGACGCCGCGATTGGAAACCGCGTCCGCCGCGTCATCGTGCCGGAGCGCTCGCCAAGTATGCGCGGCTGGTTGGCCAGGCGCCAGGTGGTGCCGTCACGCACAAGGGGCCTGCCGAATGGCCCTGGTTCGAATGA